A stretch of Thermotoga sp. SG1 DNA encodes these proteins:
- a CDS encoding ABC transporter permease, with protein MLKYIARRLIIMVPELLIISFLVFIIMQAAPGNFLDMYRLDPSVSQQFLEKMEKELGLDKPWIVQYGIWLKNVLKGDFGYSFYYRRPVSTLIWERVFATVILSVSSLAFEWLLGIVVGIFSALKKYTIWDKILTVVAFSGIALPGFFLAILLLFVAAKTGWFPIAGMVSVNYNEMTTWERFKDIASHLVLPTIALGFGGFASLMRYMRGSLLDVLNEDYVEFARAKGMPERVVIYKHALRNAINPMITFLGFSISNVLGGAVIIENIFAWPGMGRLIYQALLQQDIYIVMASAVISAIMLVVGNLIADILLAAVDPRVRFE; from the coding sequence TTGCTCAAGTACATCGCCCGCAGACTGATCATCATGGTACCAGAGCTTTTGATCATTTCTTTTCTTGTTTTTATCATCATGCAGGCGGCACCGGGAAATTTCCTGGATATGTACCGTCTGGATCCCTCTGTATCACAACAGTTTCTTGAAAAGATGGAAAAAGAACTTGGTCTGGATAAACCCTGGATCGTCCAGTACGGAATATGGTTGAAGAACGTCTTAAAGGGTGACTTCGGGTATTCTTTCTACTACAGAAGGCCTGTTTCCACTCTGATATGGGAGAGAGTATTTGCCACGGTGATACTATCTGTTTCTTCACTCGCTTTTGAGTGGTTACTCGGTATAGTTGTTGGTATTTTCTCTGCTCTGAAGAAGTACACCATCTGGGACAAGATTCTCACGGTTGTTGCCTTCAGTGGTATCGCGCTTCCAGGTTTTTTCTTAGCCATACTCCTTCTATTCGTGGCTGCAAAAACTGGATGGTTTCCTATCGCCGGTATGGTCTCTGTGAACTACAATGAGATGACAACGTGGGAAAGGTTCAAAGATATCGCATCGCATCTGGTATTACCCACAATTGCTCTTGGTTTTGGCGGTTTCGCCTCTCTGATGAGGTACATGAGAGGAAGTCTTCTTGATGTTCTGAACGAGGATTACGTGGAATTTGCCCGTGCGAAAGGAATGCCCGAACGTGTGGTCATATACAAGCATGCCTTGAGGAATGCCATCAACCCTATGATCACCTTCCTTGGATTCAGTATTTCTAACGTCCTCGGTGGTGCGGTCATCATAGAGAACATCTTTGCGTGGCCCGGCATGGGAAGACTCATCTATCAGGCTCTTCTTCAACAGGATATCTACATAGTCATGGCGTCTGCTGTGATCAGTGCCATCATGCTGGTGGTGGGGAACCTCATCGCTGACATACTTCTTGCTGCGGTGGACCCAAGAGTGAGATTCGAGTGA
- a CDS encoding ABC transporter permease gives MAEEKAIPIENGEIEFKEKVLSRRELIWRAFKRNKLGMFGLYVLIILYLMALFADFLSPYHPYEQSLKHSFAPPTRLHREYKGKRVGAYVLPTVSYVDKATFERKFYEMLFPRRLVLDVFGSQVNYEIGKEGVTGFSFMVDEEYYLVLKDGTRKFAGSTTRVVDYFLFGYDTDVLTKGEAEIETTSPVAKDTYFGKYGFRLGLDSPDDIEKVILKEKLNMVLVKKGEDIEMITGKVLDYDYKTYPVKWFIKSWGGDEKHKLGYLFWLIPFRYHLFGVDNYDNNEYVRFYIMGADQYGRDIWSRLVFASRISLSIGFIGMFITFALSLIFGGISGYYGGLVDELMMRFSEIIMSLPGFYLLILLRSLLPLDIPSTQVYILLVFILSFIGWAGRARVIRGMVLSIKQREFVEAAKALGFPDTRILFRHVLPNTTSYLIVAATLAIPGYILGEASLSFLGLGIREPDASWGLMLAQAQNVAYMTKYPWLLIPGLFIFITVLSFNFVGDALRDALDPRSLG, from the coding sequence ATGGCTGAGGAGAAAGCGATTCCCATTGAAAACGGTGAAATAGAGTTCAAAGAAAAGGTTCTCTCCAGAAGAGAGCTCATTTGGAGAGCCTTCAAAAGAAACAAGCTCGGTATGTTTGGGCTTTATGTTCTCATAATTCTCTACCTCATGGCTCTTTTTGCCGATTTTCTATCACCTTATCATCCCTACGAACAGTCGCTGAAGCACTCTTTTGCTCCGCCGACCAGATTGCACAGGGAGTACAAAGGAAAACGTGTTGGAGCGTACGTTCTTCCAACCGTGAGTTACGTTGATAAAGCCACTTTTGAAAGAAAATTCTACGAGATGCTCTTTCCAAGAAGACTTGTTCTGGATGTCTTTGGATCTCAGGTCAATTACGAGATAGGAAAAGAAGGCGTAACCGGCTTTTCCTTCATGGTGGATGAAGAATACTATCTTGTTTTGAAAGACGGCACCAGAAAGTTCGCCGGTTCCACCACCAGGGTGGTGGATTACTTCCTGTTCGGATACGACACCGATGTCCTGACAAAGGGTGAGGCGGAGATAGAAACTACTTCACCTGTTGCAAAAGACACGTACTTTGGAAAGTATGGTTTCAGGTTGGGACTCGATTCTCCCGATGATATCGAAAAGGTGATATTGAAGGAGAAACTCAACATGGTTCTGGTGAAAAAAGGTGAAGATATCGAGATGATCACAGGAAAGGTGCTCGATTACGATTACAAGACGTATCCAGTGAAATGGTTTATCAAGTCGTGGGGTGGTGATGAAAAACACAAGCTCGGTTATCTTTTCTGGCTCATACCGTTCAGGTATCACCTTTTCGGTGTGGATAATTACGACAACAACGAATACGTGAGATTCTACATAATGGGTGCGGATCAGTACGGTAGAGACATCTGGAGCAGACTCGTGTTTGCCTCCAGGATCTCTCTCTCCATTGGTTTCATAGGAATGTTCATCACTTTTGCGCTTTCTCTGATCTTTGGTGGAATCTCCGGATACTACGGTGGGCTTGTGGATGAACTCATGATGAGGTTTTCTGAGATCATCATGTCACTTCCGGGATTCTACCTTCTAATCCTTTTGAGATCGTTGCTTCCTCTGGATATTCCATCCACACAGGTGTACATTCTGCTCGTCTTCATACTCTCTTTCATTGGATGGGCGGGCAGAGCCAGGGTGATAAGGGGAATGGTACTTTCCATAAAGCAACGAGAGTTCGTGGAAGCAGCAAAGGCACTCGGTTTTCCAGACACGAGGATCCTCTTTCGCCATGTTCTTCCAAACACAACGAGCTATCTGATAGTCGCCGCCACTCTTGCAATACCAGGATACATCCTGGGAGAAGCGAGTCTCAGTTTTCTGGGACTCGGTATAAGGGAACCCGATGCGAGCTGGGGATTGATGCTTGCTCAGGCACAGAACGTAGCCTACATGACAAAGTACCCATGGCTTCTCATACCTGGTTTGTTCATCTTCATCACGGTGCTTTCGTTCAACTTCGTTGGAGACGCTTTGAGAGACGCTCTGGATCCGAGGTCTCTCGGATAG
- a CDS encoding sigma-70 family RNA polymerase sigma factor gives MLKYRLRGKRVEELVEYAQAGFKEAIDLIIEKYYPMVVKISSRYFASWAEQEDVIQNGLVGLIKAIFYYDSSKSTFTSFAWRSVESEIKSFLTYMNRKKNRMLSDAVKVESMEKEEDDSPFEMPDASRDIAQRAFSDIILEKVLGNLNELEKNIFLRWLDGYSYKEIAKEFRVSSKKVDNTVQKVKRMISELG, from the coding sequence ATGCTGAAGTACAGGTTGAGGGGAAAAAGGGTGGAGGAGCTGGTGGAATACGCACAGGCAGGTTTCAAGGAGGCGATAGATCTCATCATCGAAAAGTACTATCCCATGGTCGTGAAGATATCCTCTCGGTACTTTGCCAGCTGGGCAGAGCAAGAGGACGTGATACAGAACGGACTTGTGGGACTCATAAAGGCCATTTTCTACTACGACAGTTCCAAGAGCACCTTCACGTCTTTTGCCTGGAGAAGTGTGGAGTCTGAAATAAAATCCTTTCTCACCTACATGAACAGGAAAAAGAACAGGATGCTCTCCGATGCCGTGAAGGTGGAGTCGATGGAAAAAGAAGAAGACGATTCACCTTTTGAGATGCCGGACGCCAGTCGAGACATCGCCCAGAGAGCTTTTTCTGATATAATTCTAGAGAAGGTTCTGGGGAATTTGAATGAACTGGAAAAGAATATATTCCTCAGATGGCTGGATGGATACTCGTACAAAGAGATAGCAAAGGAGTTTCGTGTGTCTTCAAAGAAAGTGGACAACACGGTTCAGAAGGTAAAGAGAATGATTTCTGAACTAGGGTGA
- a CDS encoding ATP-binding protein: MKIRQVYIEGFGKFEDFSLNLKDGLNIIFGGNAAGKTTLANFIRYCLTGNLAELEDYRPWYSKKFGGRLETDEGTVHFGSGVVDPEVFLFTSFLPEHVDDTLEGSQKISSLVSESYKRLPPAREMERVMNEDFSSLMEKEKLLRNEIANLEMKIDEWKEKRKKVLLLMKKKKNLEEELLKNKGLLDEERRRLEEEKKRKLQSIDSRLEEIKKKLLRVEAELKEFESQIVSSKNDLEEAYELFQKVDYLKERQNQLEMEIKELEKRYDETREKMEDILKDFSCRSFEELKLRMENLRLQIDLVENEHRAKINEISNRLKRPLEEIERQVNTINERLEKIGDRMKRADRTLSVFKVLVSVFLTFSVVSAVFIFLASKNPFIYLTFAGAGGALISIWNYFRVKEELQNLDREFVTISSQKRELMEEKSQVLKRLKEAMGVEDIDKLEDVLKKQMNSKMFEIAPFLAKYGSDPRKALENVENQIREFLMMKDSLASSLAEKRKNLEEITGYMREQEEAFRKALDKAGVESVEVLLKQLELKEKLLRLEREKKDLQNAMKKLLEEKENVESMKSNQRIEELEERVNSIGRELEALEIPPLEEPYGLMEQLTKKQLELALTEKIIENIPAFKDRVKRKYSEFVMGHTKEFSKELSRVYREFFGEMMVFNVSSQLAVAVNVPQEKSVMRVLNTSALKILTFHVKDFVSRVLEIDLPLVIDNTFVNLDDSKIDLLWSKLKETAQTRQVILLTSDRRLLREEPVLRL, from the coding sequence ATGAAGATCAGGCAAGTTTACATCGAAGGATTTGGAAAGTTCGAAGATTTCTCTCTGAATCTTAAGGATGGACTGAACATCATCTTCGGTGGAAACGCAGCGGGTAAAACCACCCTTGCAAACTTCATCAGATACTGTCTCACCGGAAATTTAGCGGAACTCGAGGACTACAGACCCTGGTATTCGAAAAAGTTCGGTGGTCGTCTCGAAACCGATGAAGGGACAGTGCACTTTGGTTCGGGAGTAGTTGATCCTGAGGTCTTCCTTTTCACCTCTTTTTTACCGGAGCACGTGGATGATACCCTAGAAGGATCTCAAAAGATCTCTTCCCTTGTTTCGGAGAGTTACAAAAGGCTTCCCCCTGCAAGAGAGATGGAACGTGTGATGAACGAAGACTTTTCCAGTCTGATGGAAAAGGAAAAGTTGCTGAGAAACGAGATAGCAAACCTTGAGATGAAGATCGACGAGTGGAAGGAAAAGAGAAAAAAGGTGCTCCTTTTGATGAAAAAAAAGAAAAACCTCGAGGAAGAGTTACTGAAAAACAAAGGGCTTCTCGATGAAGAAAGAAGACGTCTGGAAGAAGAAAAGAAGCGAAAACTCCAGTCGATTGACTCTCGGCTCGAAGAGATCAAAAAGAAACTCCTGCGTGTCGAGGCCGAGTTGAAGGAATTTGAAAGTCAAATCGTCTCATCAAAGAACGATCTGGAGGAGGCCTACGAGCTGTTTCAGAAGGTGGATTATCTGAAAGAAAGGCAAAACCAGCTTGAAATGGAGATAAAGGAACTGGAGAAAAGATACGACGAGACGAGGGAAAAGATGGAAGACATCCTGAAAGACTTTTCCTGCAGAAGTTTTGAGGAGTTGAAATTGAGAATGGAAAACCTGAGACTTCAGATAGACCTTGTTGAAAACGAGCACAGAGCAAAGATAAACGAAATTTCGAATCGTTTGAAAAGGCCTCTGGAAGAGATAGAAAGACAGGTGAACACCATAAACGAACGTTTGGAAAAGATAGGAGACAGAATGAAGAGAGCAGACAGAACACTCTCTGTGTTCAAAGTCCTCGTCAGCGTGTTTCTGACGTTTTCTGTGGTGTCCGCTGTTTTCATCTTTCTGGCATCGAAGAATCCGTTCATCTATCTGACGTTCGCTGGTGCCGGCGGGGCTCTGATTTCCATATGGAACTATTTCAGAGTGAAAGAAGAACTCCAAAATCTGGACAGAGAATTTGTCACCATCTCTTCTCAAAAGAGGGAATTGATGGAGGAGAAAAGTCAGGTGTTGAAACGGTTGAAAGAGGCAATGGGTGTTGAGGATATCGATAAACTCGAGGATGTGCTCAAAAAACAAATGAACTCGAAGATGTTCGAAATCGCACCGTTTCTCGCAAAATATGGGAGCGATCCAAGAAAGGCCCTCGAAAATGTGGAAAACCAGATAAGAGAGTTTCTCATGATGAAAGACTCTCTGGCCTCTTCCCTTGCAGAAAAAAGGAAGAATCTGGAAGAGATCACAGGGTACATGAGAGAGCAGGAAGAAGCGTTCAGAAAAGCGCTGGACAAGGCTGGTGTTGAGAGTGTCGAAGTGCTCTTGAAACAGCTGGAGCTGAAAGAAAAACTCCTGAGACTTGAGAGAGAAAAGAAAGATCTTCAAAATGCTATGAAGAAGCTCCTCGAAGAAAAAGAAAACGTTGAATCGATGAAATCGAACCAGAGAATAGAAGAACTCGAAGAAAGAGTGAACAGCATTGGAAGGGAACTGGAAGCCCTGGAAATTCCACCCCTCGAAGAACCCTACGGTTTGATGGAACAACTCACGAAAAAGCAACTGGAACTTGCTCTGACGGAAAAAATCATCGAAAATATTCCTGCCTTCAAAGACAGGGTGAAGAGAAAGTACAGTGAATTTGTGATGGGCCATACGAAGGAATTTTCAAAAGAACTGAGCAGGGTTTACAGAGAATTTTTCGGTGAAATGATGGTCTTCAACGTTTCTTCCCAGTTGGCGGTTGCGGTCAACGTTCCTCAGGAAAAATCGGTGATGAGAGTCCTGAATACGTCCGCTCTGAAGATTCTGACGTTTCATGTGAAGGATTTTGTATCGCGTGTTCTCGAAATTGATCTTCCGCTTGTGATAGACAACACCTTTGTGAACCTGGACGACAGCAAGATAGATCTTCTTTGGTCAAAACTGAAAGAGACAGCCCAGACAAGACAGGTGATACTGCTCACGAGCGATCGAAGACTTCTCAGAGAAGAGCCCGTTTTAAGGCTCTAA
- a CDS encoding cation diffusion facilitator family transporter yields MKKKLVFSVWLNSFITIAEVIGGLVSGSLALLGDSLHNLSDTLSLLASFVAIKIGEKPKNEKYTFGYRRSEIIVAFLNAISVVVISILILVEAIKRLIHPSMVHTMVLLYVSLIGLVANLLSVLLLHEHTKESMNVRSAYLHLIADTLSSILVVIGAVLMKFWRVYWLDPVIAAGITAYMFREAYEILRESLDVLMEASPDLDFENIKREIEKIKGVRNAHHFHAWRVGEKEIHFECHVEVENMELKDAQKIIDEIENRLKKHGITHVTVQLECGRCDEGIVCS; encoded by the coding sequence TTGAAGAAAAAACTCGTCTTTTCCGTGTGGCTCAACTCTTTCATCACCATTGCCGAAGTGATAGGAGGACTAGTCTCAGGGAGTCTCGCCCTTCTAGGGGACTCCCTTCACAATCTCTCCGACACCCTGAGCCTTCTTGCAAGTTTTGTTGCCATCAAGATCGGTGAGAAGCCAAAGAACGAGAAGTACACCTTCGGATACAGAAGAAGTGAGATAATCGTGGCATTTTTGAACGCCATCTCCGTTGTGGTGATATCGATTCTGATACTCGTGGAAGCGATAAAAAGACTGATACATCCTTCTATGGTTCACACAATGGTTCTTCTCTACGTCTCGCTGATAGGACTCGTTGCCAATCTTCTATCGGTTCTTCTTCTTCACGAACACACCAAAGAAAGTATGAACGTTCGATCCGCCTACCTTCATCTTATAGCGGACACTCTCTCTTCCATTCTTGTTGTCATTGGTGCTGTGCTGATGAAGTTCTGGAGGGTATACTGGCTAGATCCTGTGATCGCTGCGGGCATCACGGCGTACATGTTCAGAGAGGCTTACGAGATACTGAGAGAATCCCTGGATGTCCTGATGGAGGCATCTCCAGATCTGGATTTTGAGAACATAAAAAGAGAGATAGAGAAGATAAAGGGTGTGAGGAATGCACACCACTTTCACGCTTGGAGGGTGGGAGAAAAAGAGATCCACTTCGAGTGCCATGTGGAAGTGGAAAACATGGAACTGAAAGATGCACAGAAAATCATCGACGAGATAGAAAATCGTCTGAAAAAACATGGAATCACTCACGTGACCGTTCAACTCGAGTGTGGAAGATGTGACGAAGGAATCGTATGCAGTTAG
- a CDS encoding TrpB-like pyridoxal phosphate-dependent enzyme produces the protein MRVVVNLKPEEIPRHWYNVLADLPFKLDPPLDPETGRPISPEKLSVIFPMSLIEQEVSEERFIEIPEPVLREYAVYRPTPLIRATFLEEYLQTPARIYYKYEGVSPTGSHKPNTAIAQAYYNKMEGVKRLVTETGAGQWGGALSYAGAKFGLEVKVFMVKISYQQKPMRKYMMNLFGGKVIPSPSEETNFGRKLLKEDPENPGSLGIAISEALEVAVSDPETKYSLGSVLNHVLLHQTVIGLEIKKQLELLEEKPNVILGCHGGGSNFGGTILPFMPEKLSGESIRFVACEPTACPSLTKGKYDYDFGDTAGLTPLLKMYTLGKDFIPPKIHAGGLRYHGSAPIIARLVKEKLVEAQAFDQEETFEAAKLFAKLEGIIPAPESAHAIAGAIREAKKAKEERKERVIVFTLSGHGLLDLTAYA, from the coding sequence ATGAGAGTTGTCGTGAATTTGAAACCTGAAGAGATTCCAAGGCACTGGTATAACGTTCTTGCAGATCTTCCTTTCAAACTCGATCCACCTCTCGATCCAGAAACGGGAAGGCCAATCTCACCAGAAAAGCTCTCCGTGATATTTCCGATGAGTCTGATCGAACAGGAAGTTTCAGAAGAACGTTTCATCGAGATACCAGAGCCCGTCTTGAGGGAGTATGCGGTCTACAGGCCTACTCCTCTCATCAGAGCCACCTTTCTGGAAGAGTATCTTCAGACACCCGCAAGGATCTACTACAAGTACGAAGGAGTCAGCCCTACCGGCAGCCACAAGCCGAACACGGCCATCGCACAGGCCTATTACAACAAAATGGAAGGCGTGAAAAGACTGGTCACAGAGACAGGAGCAGGACAATGGGGCGGTGCTCTCTCGTATGCTGGTGCCAAGTTCGGTCTGGAAGTGAAGGTCTTCATGGTCAAGATCAGTTATCAACAGAAACCCATGAGAAAATACATGATGAATCTGTTCGGCGGAAAAGTGATCCCAAGTCCCAGCGAAGAAACAAATTTTGGAAGAAAACTTCTGAAGGAAGATCCCGAAAACCCTGGAAGTCTGGGGATCGCTATCAGTGAAGCGCTGGAAGTTGCTGTTTCCGATCCCGAGACGAAATACTCACTTGGAAGTGTTTTGAACCACGTTCTGCTCCACCAGACGGTGATAGGGCTTGAAATTAAAAAGCAACTCGAACTCCTAGAAGAAAAACCCAATGTGATCTTGGGATGTCACGGTGGGGGATCGAACTTCGGAGGAACGATCCTTCCCTTCATGCCAGAGAAACTCTCTGGAGAGAGCATCAGATTCGTTGCCTGCGAACCGACTGCCTGCCCCTCTCTGACCAAAGGAAAGTACGACTACGACTTTGGAGACACAGCTGGTCTTACACCCCTTCTCAAGATGTACACGCTCGGAAAAGATTTCATTCCACCGAAGATACACGCAGGTGGCCTCAGATACCATGGCTCTGCCCCAATAATAGCAAGACTCGTGAAAGAAAAACTGGTGGAAGCACAGGCGTTCGATCAGGAAGAAACGTTCGAGGCGGCAAAACTCTTTGCGAAACTGGAAGGGATAATCCCTGCACCAGAATCGGCCCACGCGATAGCGGGAGCGATAAGAGAGGCAAAGAAGGCGAAAGAGGAAAGAAAAGAACGTGTGATAGTATTTACGTTGAGCGGTCACGGCCTTCTGGATCTTACGGCTTACGCGTGA
- a CDS encoding fumarate hydratase: MIRAHTVLEKVKKAIVEANVKINEEIREIIEEYEGPFSDIIKENYRISKEENLPLCQDTGMVEFFVFLGHKTVLEEPIEQTLNKAVEEVYREYPFRFSVVSDPLFDRINTETNTPAVVHLFQVEGNKLEIRFLVKGGGSENLSVLRMMNPTSGIDRIKEFVVEHIKEHGAKACPPLHVGIGIGGTADKAVLLSKLALTRDFKERNEDPRYAELERELENELNLLGIGFQGLGKGKTVYSVHIEHFPTHIATLPVAISVDCYLCRKGKVIVEG; this comes from the coding sequence TTGATCAGAGCACACACCGTTCTTGAGAAAGTAAAGAAAGCCATTGTAGAAGCAAACGTGAAGATAAACGAAGAAATCAGAGAGATCATTGAAGAATACGAAGGCCCCTTTTCTGATATAATAAAGGAAAACTACCGCATTTCCAAAGAGGAAAACCTTCCTCTCTGTCAAGACACAGGGATGGTGGAATTTTTCGTCTTTCTTGGGCACAAGACCGTACTGGAAGAACCCATCGAACAGACACTGAACAAAGCGGTTGAAGAGGTCTATAGAGAATATCCTTTCAGGTTTTCTGTTGTTTCCGATCCTCTGTTCGACAGAATCAACACAGAAACCAACACCCCTGCCGTTGTTCATCTCTTTCAGGTCGAGGGAAACAAACTCGAGATCAGATTCCTTGTGAAGGGTGGGGGAAGCGAGAATCTCTCAGTTCTTCGCATGATGAATCCAACCTCCGGGATAGACAGAATCAAAGAGTTCGTCGTTGAGCACATTAAAGAACACGGAGCGAAGGCCTGTCCTCCTCTTCATGTGGGTATTGGAATAGGCGGTACGGCTGACAAGGCCGTTCTTCTTTCAAAACTTGCTCTGACAAGAGATTTCAAAGAAAGAAACGAAGATCCAAGGTACGCCGAACTCGAAAGAGAACTCGAGAACGAGCTGAACCTTCTTGGAATAGGATTTCAGGGATTGGGAAAGGGAAAAACCGTTTATTCCGTTCATATAGAACATTTTCCAACTCACATCGCCACCCTGCCCGTTGCCATCTCGGTGGACTGCTATCTTTGCAGAAAGGGGAAAGTGATCGTTGAAGGTTGA
- a CDS encoding FumA C-terminus/TtdB family hydratase beta subunit, translated as MKVEELKAGQEIRYSGKLIVMRDQAQKRLKEFLEKGEKLPLNLEGQIVFYAGPARTPQGKVIGAIGPTTSARMDDYLEMLFRLGVVATVGKGKRSKKAIDTCRKWKRVYFITPSGAAAALSKRVKSARVLAFEDLGPEAIYEIEVEEFPLVVAIDSEGNTIFEE; from the coding sequence TTGAAGGTTGAAGAACTGAAAGCCGGCCAGGAGATACGCTACTCTGGAAAGCTCATCGTTATGAGAGATCAAGCCCAGAAAAGACTGAAAGAATTCCTGGAAAAAGGAGAAAAACTGCCCTTGAATCTTGAAGGGCAGATAGTGTTCTATGCGGGACCTGCCAGAACTCCCCAGGGAAAGGTAATAGGTGCTATAGGACCTACTACGAGTGCCAGGATGGATGATTACCTGGAGATGCTCTTCAGACTCGGTGTAGTGGCAACGGTAGGAAAGGGGAAAAGATCGAAGAAAGCGATCGACACTTGCAGGAAATGGAAAAGAGTTTACTTCATAACACCGAGTGGAGCGGCTGCTGCCCTTTCAAAAAGGGTGAAGAGCGCCCGGGTGCTCGCGTTCGAAGACCTGGGACCGGAGGCCATATACGAAATAGAGGTGGAAGAGTTTCCTCTCGTTGTGGCGATAGACAGTGAAGGTAACACAATCTTCGAGGAGTGA
- a CDS encoding NADP-dependent malic enzyme, producing MDPLEIHRFLKGKIRISLPVERVDKEILSLLYTPGVAEVARVCAENPENTYTYTSRWNTIAVVSDGSAVLGLGNIGPYGALPVMEGKAFLFKAFADLDAFPICLSESSEERIVEIVKSLEPSFGGINLEDIAAPKCFRILQRLSEEMSIPVFHDDQQGTAVVVSAAFLNALKLVGKKIEEVKVVVNGIGAAGYNIVRFLLDLGVKNVVAVDKNGILNEKHPKTCLNEYHLEIARITNPERLSGDLETALDGADFFIGVSKGNIVRPEWIEKMNVKPVVFALANPIPEIDPRLAKEAGAFIVATGRSDYPNQVNNLLAFPGIMKGAVERRSKITKNMLFSAVDAIANSCEPHPDRIIPEAFDMRVHQNVYFAVKNSS from the coding sequence ATGGATCCTCTGGAGATTCACAGATTTTTGAAAGGAAAGATAAGGATCTCCCTCCCCGTTGAGAGGGTGGACAAAGAGATCCTTTCACTTCTCTACACCCCCGGTGTTGCTGAAGTTGCCAGGGTCTGTGCCGAAAATCCAGAGAACACCTACACCTACACGTCCAGATGGAACACAATCGCCGTTGTTTCGGATGGAAGCGCCGTACTGGGACTTGGAAACATAGGACCTTACGGGGCGCTTCCTGTGATGGAGGGCAAGGCGTTTCTTTTCAAGGCCTTCGCGGATCTTGATGCCTTTCCCATCTGTCTTTCTGAATCCAGTGAGGAGAGGATCGTCGAAATCGTGAAAAGTCTGGAACCAAGCTTTGGTGGTATAAACCTTGAAGATATAGCGGCACCGAAGTGTTTCAGGATCCTTCAGCGTCTCTCCGAAGAGATGAGTATCCCTGTTTTTCACGACGATCAACAGGGAACAGCAGTTGTTGTGTCTGCAGCCTTTCTCAACGCACTGAAACTTGTGGGGAAAAAGATAGAAGAAGTGAAAGTGGTGGTGAACGGGATAGGGGCTGCGGGATACAACATCGTGAGATTCCTCCTTGACCTTGGGGTGAAGAACGTTGTGGCAGTGGACAAAAACGGTATCCTCAACGAAAAACACCCGAAAACCTGTCTGAACGAGTACCACCTCGAAATCGCCCGCATCACCAATCCGGAGAGACTCTCAGGTGATCTCGAAACAGCACTCGACGGCGCAGACTTCTTCATAGGTGTTTCGAAAGGAAACATCGTGAGGCCAGAATGGATAGAGAAGATGAACGTAAAACCCGTTGTCTTCGCACTCGCAAATCCTATTCCTGAGATAGATCCCCGTCTTGCAAAAGAGGCGGGAGCGTTCATCGTTGCAACGGGAAGGTCAGATTATCCAAACCAGGTGAACAACCTTCTTGCCTTTCCCGGCATCATGAAAGGAGCCGTGGAGAGAAGATCAAAGATCACAAAGAACATGCTCTTTTCCGCTGTGGATGCGATCGCAAACTCGTGCGAGCCCCATCCTGACAGAATCATCCCCGAGGCGTTCGACATGAGGGTGCACCAGAACGTCTATTTCGCGGTCAAGAATTCATCGTGA